The following are encoded together in the Bombus affinis isolate iyBomAffi1 chromosome 6, iyBomAffi1.2, whole genome shotgun sequence genome:
- the LOC126917995 gene encoding uncharacterized protein LOC126917995 isoform X4 — MIPLGDVKVREKMSIVPVANRSFLHGDRKPSPTSEKILYATLDSLALKRATLPLQLLPINDDSNATTEATNESMKQGKIHTETIAKRSSFKVDATCPSSKQHEKYLMVASPLSSSSSSKPDSQETRLKITAVELNLKKDIACLQRNWTNNNDIEDTLIRDSALESDIFEETYAGEIARNSSYCCYIANDVTASSTNDKNESPSDDYEKIESVIGTDACCNFQAEANDDEESLENEEDISCTKNVFVKSKSTNDLASKSYSDMRLSLDGQSLVGTFSDGKLAKSLLFSNEFSNCGKKKKHFAKNVLHFVPEYLVKGQKGKRKQKEKGIPSRSLNSLKTSSSVDTKIGINSNGRYRSRSLSREELKYLKISSPTNFVHIASATNPNLVSNENTIRFSLGQVVITHEQKCATLPLLVATNYENSMAEKRNERSSSSIVAAAAESTFDATSSVVDKSNEKAKRRNDGFNVETLKRQLLSELQTRSAKLLELSQQVKTDEYRANIREGSNTTYELAYEPCTELPANSSFLWSNRTKNFLLENTRTIPNENTENIEDTVGEVYDDVGPLNLNNQEDDYDDVGTPNASHVNENRISESSTAFQDSDDIYDDVMGPSCAGDDFKDNKIETCDNEVKQESSELFVTNEYSSVDENIDVSNNDQDVYDDVGLPSEERVNSLYTGSTIGSILGSSWMCGKESEWEDLEDSPMIGLSQFANKYYTSIETQVVSSRKRSGQRWSRMMRKQRSRISRKDFNSSSKPCESTLRVAVSLGNGSVLLVGCTQNIEEWKKEESEDRTTQQDPQRTQGLVQMRVIDLDEDVDTQETSCYVHEDDTSDDSTYESLHSFQPDDFCTDSEAETTTDETTREREYESTETEQKIPIDSDRLVIAYLEAPTRPNPPPPREVSLTRTLGKRIKMLRRTWSITKGSLGRIRKRTTVDDGHSCDENKEFSNDHSNLDGGRYFSFARHFKRTVTGPFSTFYLNGYIDSANGDNDLSTSKNSNEEPMYSNTNDEMDHYSVLVDQEPLYQFYAAAAARIASDFSSDDYEEVEGMIPSRSTTDLARPGHRTLWCQTPQVINNGLLQRLSTEEKKVQEAKFEILTSEASYLNSLRVLKNEFLNESSLDEILTPLEKDKLFGGIPSVLQASEQFLAELETVWRYDPMLHGLPDVLLKYTDKCLDIYVAYCSNQVSIDTTLKDLRTRKGSKFIETISQIEARSTCQSLSLHSFLMLPMQRITSM; from the exons GTCGACGCGACGTGTCCTTCATCGAAGCAACATGAAAAATACCTTATGGTTGCATCgccgttgtcgtcgtcgtcgtcgtcaaaGCCGGACTCGCAAGAGACGCGGTTGAAAATCACCGCGGTCGAGCTTAATCTAAAAAAAGATATCGCCTGTTTGCAACGCAATTGGACCAATAACAACGATATCGAGGATACTTTGATAAGAGATAGCGCGTTGGAGAGTGATATTTTCGAGGAAACCTATGCCGGGGAAATTGCACGTAATTCCAGTTACTGTTGTTATATCGCGAACGACGTAACAGCGAGTTCCACAAACGACAAAAATGAATCTCCATCGGACGATTATGAGAAAATAGAATCGGTCATCGGTACGGACGCGTGTTGCAACTTTCAGGCAGAAGCGAACGATGACGAAGAGAGTCTCGAGAACGAGGAAGATATTTCGTGCACGAAAAATGTATTTGTCAAATCTAAATCTACCAATGATTTAGCTAGCAAGAGTTATTCGGACATGAGACTATCCTTAGACGGACAGTCTTTAGTAGGAACGTTTTCGGATGGAAAGTTAGCGAAAAGTTTGCTATTTAGCAACGAATTTTCAAACTgcgggaaaaagaagaaacattttGCGAAAAATGTGTTGCATTTCGTACCGGAATATCTGGTAAAAGGACAAAAAGGGAAGAGAAAGCAGAAGGAAAAAGGTATTCCGAGTCGATCGTTGAACTCTTTGAAAACTTCATCATCGGTAGATACAAAGATAGGGATAAATTCCAACGGCAGATACAGATCGAGAAGTCTTTCTCGGGAGGAATTGAAATATCTAAAAATCTCTTCGCCGACGAATTTCGTTCATATCGCGTCCGCCACGAATCCGAATCTGGTTTCGAACGAAAACACGATCAGATTTAGTTTGGGGCAAGTGGTAATTACGCACGAGCAAAAGTGTGCCACCTTACCTCTTCTCGTTGCAACGAACTACGAAAATTCAATGGCTGAAAAACGAAACGAGCGATCGTCGTCGTCGATCGTCGCAGCTGCTGCGGAGTCGACTTTCGATGCAACGTCGTCGGTCGTTGATAAATCAAATGAGAAAGCCAAAC GAAGAAACGACGGGTTCAATGTTGAAACCCTAAAACGCCAATTATTATCCGAGTTGCAAACACGTTCGGCAAAACTATTGGAGTTAAGCCAGCAGGTGAAAACGGACGAATATCGGGCAAATATACGCGAGGGGAGTAACACGACGTACGAATTAGCGTATGAGCCGTGTACCGAATTACCTGCCAATTCCAGTTTTCTCTGGAGCAATCGGACTAAGAATTTCCTTCTGGAGAATACGCGAACGATCCCCAATGAAAATACCGAAAACATCGAAGACACCGTAGGTGAAGTATACGACGACGTTGGACCTCTGAATCTTAACAACCAG GAAGACGATTACGACGATGTGGGCACGCCTAATGCATCACACGTTAATGAGAATCGTATCAGCGAATCTTCGACCGCTTTCCAAGATTCCGATGATATTTACGACGACGTTATGGGTCCGAGTTGCGCAGGAGACGATTTTAAGGACAACAAGATCGAAACTTGCGATAACGAAGTGAAGCAGGAAAGCAGCGAACTATTCGTCACTAACGAATATTCTAGCGTAGACGAAAATATCGATGTATCAAATAACGATCAAGATGTATATGATGACGTCGGTTTACCGAGCGAAGAGCGAGTCAATAGCCTTTATACCGGCTCTACGATAGGTTCGATCTTGGGATCGAGTTGGATGTGCGGCAAAGAATCCGAGTGGGAGGATTTAGAGGATTCACCTATGATCGGACTATCTCAATTTGCAAACAAATACTACACGTC GATAGAGACGCAAGTCGTTTCGAGTAGAAAAAGGTCTGGTCAGAGATGGTCCCGGATGATGAGAAAACAACGATCCAGAATATCAAGGAAAGACTTCAATTCGTCGTCGAAGCCATGCGAGTCTACGCTACGTG TGGCTGTCAGCCTTGGCAACGGATCGGTGTTGCTCGTTGGCTGTACGCAGAATATCGAAGAatggaagaaagaagagagcGAGGACCGAACGACGCAACAAGATCCACAAAGAACACAGGGTCTTGTTCAGATGAGGGTCATCGACCTAGACGAAGACGTGGACACGCAGGAAACATCGTGCTACGTTCACGAAG ACGATACATCCGATGACAGCACGTACGAGAGTCTCCATTCCTTCCAGCCGGATGACTTCTGCACAGATTCGGAAGCGGAGACGACAACCGACGAGACGACAAGGGAGCGAGAATACGAAAGTACCGAAACGGAACAAAAGATTCCGATAGATTCCGATCGATTAGTGATCGCGTACTTGGAAGCACCCACAAGACCGAATCCTCCACCACCGCGCGAAGTTAGTCTGACTCGAACTCTTGGTAAAAGAATAAAGATGCTTCGAAGGACTTGGAGTATTACCAAAGGAAGTCTGGGTCGCATACGAAAGAGAACCACGGTTGACGACGGTCATTCTTGCGACGAAAATAAGGAATTCTCCAACGATCATTCGAATTTAGACGGTGGAAGATATTTTAGTTTTGCCAGACATTTTAAAAGAACTGTTACCGGACCTTTTTCAACCTTTTACTTAAATGGTTACATCGATTCCGCGAATGGCGATAACGATCTCTCAACGTCCAAAAATTCAAACGAGGAACCAATGTATAGCAATACCAATGACGAGATGG ACCACTACAGCGTACTCGTCGATCAAGAaccactctatcaattttacgCAGCAGCTGCTGCTAGGATCGCGTCCGACTTCAGCTCAGACGATTACGAGGAG GTCGAGGGTATGATCCCATCGCGATCTACTACGGATTTGGCAAGACCGGGACATAGAACGTTGTGGTGTCAAACACCACAAGTCATAAATAATGGTCTTTTAC AACGACTAAGTACGGAGGAGAAGAAGGTTCAAGAAGCGAAATTCGAGATTCTCACTTCAGAAGCGTCCTATTTGAATTCTCTTCGTGTCCTAAAAAACGAATTTCTCAACGAATCCTCACTCGATGAAATTTTAACTCCGCTCGAGAAAGATAAACTGTTCGGCGGTATTCCTAGCGTATTGCAAGCATCGGAACAGTTTTTAGCTGAACTAGAAACTGTATGGAGATACGACCCCATGTTGCACGGTTTGCCAGACGTGTTGCTTAAAtataccgacaaatgtttagatATTTACGTAGCGTATTGTTCTAATCAAGTTAGCATAGACACGACTCTTAAAGATTTAAG AACACGAAAAGGTTCAAAATTTATAGAAACCATATCGCAAATAGAAGCTCGTTCGACTTGTCAAAGTTTGTCGTTGCACTCATTTTTGATGTTACCAATGCAGCGAATAACGAG tatGTGA
- the LOC126917995 gene encoding uncharacterized protein LOC126917995 isoform X1, whose protein sequence is MIPLGDVKVREKMSIVPVANRSFLHGDRKPSPTSEKILYATLDSLALKRATLPLQLLPINDDSNATTEATNESMKQGKIHTETIAKRSSFKVDATCPSSKQHEKYLMVASPLSSSSSSKPDSQETRLKITAVELNLKKDIACLQRNWTNNNDIEDTLIRDSALESDIFEETYAGEIARNSSYCCYIANDVTASSTNDKNESPSDDYEKIESVIGTDACCNFQAEANDDEESLENEEDISCTKNVFVKSKSTNDLASKSYSDMRLSLDGQSLVGTFSDGKLAKSLLFSNEFSNCGKKKKHFAKNVLHFVPEYLVKGQKGKRKQKEKGIPSRSLNSLKTSSSVDTKIGINSNGRYRSRSLSREELKYLKISSPTNFVHIASATNPNLVSNENTIRFSLGQVVITHEQKCATLPLLVATNYENSMAEKRNERSSSSIVAAAAESTFDATSSVVDKSNEKAKRRNDGFNVETLKRQLLSELQTRSAKLLELSQQVKTDEYRANIREGSNTTYELAYEPCTELPANSSFLWSNRTKNFLLENTRTIPNENTENIEDTVGEVYDDVGPLNLNNQEDDYDDVGTPNASHVNENRISESSTAFQDSDDIYDDVMGPSCAGDDFKDNKIETCDNEVKQESSELFVTNEYSSVDENIDVSNNDQDVYDDVGLPSEERVNSLYTGSTIGSILGSSWMCGKESEWEDLEDSPMIGLSQFANKYYTSIETQVVSSRKRSGQRWSRMMRKQRSRISRKDFNSSSKPCESTLRVAVSLGNGSVLLVGCTQNIEEWKKEESEDRTTQQDPQRTQGLVQMRVIDLDEDVDTQETSCYVHEDDTSDDSTYESLHSFQPDDFCTDSEAETTTDETTREREYESTETEQKIPIDSDRLVIAYLEAPTRPNPPPPREVSLTRTLGKRIKMLRRTWSITKGSLGRIRKRTTVDDGHSCDENKEFSNDHSNLDGGRYFSFARHFKRTVTGPFSTFYLNGYIDSANGDNDLSTSKNSNEEPMYSNTNDEMDHYSVLVDQEPLYQFYAAAAARIASDFSSDDYEEVEGMIPSRSTTDLARPGHRTLWCQTPQVINNGLLQRLSTEEKKVQEAKFEILTSEASYLNSLRVLKNEFLNESSLDEILTPLEKDKLFGGIPSVLQASEQFLAELETVWRYDPMLHGLPDVLLKYTDKCLDIYVAYCSNQVSIDTTLKDLRTRKGSKFIETISQIEARSTCQSLSLHSFLMLPMQRITRLPLLADAVLSKLSVECEDRSHWEKVLSSLSYVVAECNEGASTAAKEIEMENLIRKLEYSAKIKPLVLKGKHLVKSGPTVQLSTKADAEYKLTFGKRFNKTPLYLLLLTDLLLVTKQKSNTHDEVYTVIDTCKRSLIALEPVPEDSPFAGRNAMLLTLLENYSGHQIEYVLTCESDTERQRWLEAVSSSKRGLPEETLYEVWDCPQVVALYYYSPNQPDELSLHPGDIINVFRKMSDGWYQGGKLLNGEQGWFPGNYTKEVASEHVRAKNLKQRHRFLTLSGNALQRKAKQQSTTH, encoded by the exons GTCGACGCGACGTGTCCTTCATCGAAGCAACATGAAAAATACCTTATGGTTGCATCgccgttgtcgtcgtcgtcgtcgtcaaaGCCGGACTCGCAAGAGACGCGGTTGAAAATCACCGCGGTCGAGCTTAATCTAAAAAAAGATATCGCCTGTTTGCAACGCAATTGGACCAATAACAACGATATCGAGGATACTTTGATAAGAGATAGCGCGTTGGAGAGTGATATTTTCGAGGAAACCTATGCCGGGGAAATTGCACGTAATTCCAGTTACTGTTGTTATATCGCGAACGACGTAACAGCGAGTTCCACAAACGACAAAAATGAATCTCCATCGGACGATTATGAGAAAATAGAATCGGTCATCGGTACGGACGCGTGTTGCAACTTTCAGGCAGAAGCGAACGATGACGAAGAGAGTCTCGAGAACGAGGAAGATATTTCGTGCACGAAAAATGTATTTGTCAAATCTAAATCTACCAATGATTTAGCTAGCAAGAGTTATTCGGACATGAGACTATCCTTAGACGGACAGTCTTTAGTAGGAACGTTTTCGGATGGAAAGTTAGCGAAAAGTTTGCTATTTAGCAACGAATTTTCAAACTgcgggaaaaagaagaaacattttGCGAAAAATGTGTTGCATTTCGTACCGGAATATCTGGTAAAAGGACAAAAAGGGAAGAGAAAGCAGAAGGAAAAAGGTATTCCGAGTCGATCGTTGAACTCTTTGAAAACTTCATCATCGGTAGATACAAAGATAGGGATAAATTCCAACGGCAGATACAGATCGAGAAGTCTTTCTCGGGAGGAATTGAAATATCTAAAAATCTCTTCGCCGACGAATTTCGTTCATATCGCGTCCGCCACGAATCCGAATCTGGTTTCGAACGAAAACACGATCAGATTTAGTTTGGGGCAAGTGGTAATTACGCACGAGCAAAAGTGTGCCACCTTACCTCTTCTCGTTGCAACGAACTACGAAAATTCAATGGCTGAAAAACGAAACGAGCGATCGTCGTCGTCGATCGTCGCAGCTGCTGCGGAGTCGACTTTCGATGCAACGTCGTCGGTCGTTGATAAATCAAATGAGAAAGCCAAAC GAAGAAACGACGGGTTCAATGTTGAAACCCTAAAACGCCAATTATTATCCGAGTTGCAAACACGTTCGGCAAAACTATTGGAGTTAAGCCAGCAGGTGAAAACGGACGAATATCGGGCAAATATACGCGAGGGGAGTAACACGACGTACGAATTAGCGTATGAGCCGTGTACCGAATTACCTGCCAATTCCAGTTTTCTCTGGAGCAATCGGACTAAGAATTTCCTTCTGGAGAATACGCGAACGATCCCCAATGAAAATACCGAAAACATCGAAGACACCGTAGGTGAAGTATACGACGACGTTGGACCTCTGAATCTTAACAACCAG GAAGACGATTACGACGATGTGGGCACGCCTAATGCATCACACGTTAATGAGAATCGTATCAGCGAATCTTCGACCGCTTTCCAAGATTCCGATGATATTTACGACGACGTTATGGGTCCGAGTTGCGCAGGAGACGATTTTAAGGACAACAAGATCGAAACTTGCGATAACGAAGTGAAGCAGGAAAGCAGCGAACTATTCGTCACTAACGAATATTCTAGCGTAGACGAAAATATCGATGTATCAAATAACGATCAAGATGTATATGATGACGTCGGTTTACCGAGCGAAGAGCGAGTCAATAGCCTTTATACCGGCTCTACGATAGGTTCGATCTTGGGATCGAGTTGGATGTGCGGCAAAGAATCCGAGTGGGAGGATTTAGAGGATTCACCTATGATCGGACTATCTCAATTTGCAAACAAATACTACACGTC GATAGAGACGCAAGTCGTTTCGAGTAGAAAAAGGTCTGGTCAGAGATGGTCCCGGATGATGAGAAAACAACGATCCAGAATATCAAGGAAAGACTTCAATTCGTCGTCGAAGCCATGCGAGTCTACGCTACGTG TGGCTGTCAGCCTTGGCAACGGATCGGTGTTGCTCGTTGGCTGTACGCAGAATATCGAAGAatggaagaaagaagagagcGAGGACCGAACGACGCAACAAGATCCACAAAGAACACAGGGTCTTGTTCAGATGAGGGTCATCGACCTAGACGAAGACGTGGACACGCAGGAAACATCGTGCTACGTTCACGAAG ACGATACATCCGATGACAGCACGTACGAGAGTCTCCATTCCTTCCAGCCGGATGACTTCTGCACAGATTCGGAAGCGGAGACGACAACCGACGAGACGACAAGGGAGCGAGAATACGAAAGTACCGAAACGGAACAAAAGATTCCGATAGATTCCGATCGATTAGTGATCGCGTACTTGGAAGCACCCACAAGACCGAATCCTCCACCACCGCGCGAAGTTAGTCTGACTCGAACTCTTGGTAAAAGAATAAAGATGCTTCGAAGGACTTGGAGTATTACCAAAGGAAGTCTGGGTCGCATACGAAAGAGAACCACGGTTGACGACGGTCATTCTTGCGACGAAAATAAGGAATTCTCCAACGATCATTCGAATTTAGACGGTGGAAGATATTTTAGTTTTGCCAGACATTTTAAAAGAACTGTTACCGGACCTTTTTCAACCTTTTACTTAAATGGTTACATCGATTCCGCGAATGGCGATAACGATCTCTCAACGTCCAAAAATTCAAACGAGGAACCAATGTATAGCAATACCAATGACGAGATGG ACCACTACAGCGTACTCGTCGATCAAGAaccactctatcaattttacgCAGCAGCTGCTGCTAGGATCGCGTCCGACTTCAGCTCAGACGATTACGAGGAG GTCGAGGGTATGATCCCATCGCGATCTACTACGGATTTGGCAAGACCGGGACATAGAACGTTGTGGTGTCAAACACCACAAGTCATAAATAATGGTCTTTTAC AACGACTAAGTACGGAGGAGAAGAAGGTTCAAGAAGCGAAATTCGAGATTCTCACTTCAGAAGCGTCCTATTTGAATTCTCTTCGTGTCCTAAAAAACGAATTTCTCAACGAATCCTCACTCGATGAAATTTTAACTCCGCTCGAGAAAGATAAACTGTTCGGCGGTATTCCTAGCGTATTGCAAGCATCGGAACAGTTTTTAGCTGAACTAGAAACTGTATGGAGATACGACCCCATGTTGCACGGTTTGCCAGACGTGTTGCTTAAAtataccgacaaatgtttagatATTTACGTAGCGTATTGTTCTAATCAAGTTAGCATAGACACGACTCTTAAAGATTTAAG AACACGAAAAGGTTCAAAATTTATAGAAACCATATCGCAAATAGAAGCTCGTTCGACTTGTCAAAGTTTGTCGTTGCACTCATTTTTGATGTTACCAATGCAGCGAATAACGAG GCTTCCTTTATTGGCCGATGCGGTTCTCTCTAAACTATCAGTAGAATGTGAAGATAGATCACATTGGGAAAAAGTTTTGTCGAGTTTAAGTTATGTCGTTGCTGAATGTAACGAAGGCGCCAGTACCGCAGCGAAAGAAATCGAAATGGAAAATTTAATACG gaAATTGGAATATTCCGCAAAAATTAAACCACTCGTATTAAAAGGGAAACATTTGGTTAAAAGTGGACCAACCGTACAACTATCGACAAAAGCCGATGCGGAATACAAACTCACGTTTGGAAAAAGATTTAACAAGACGCcactttatttattattgctcaCGGATCTTCTTCTAGTCACAAAACAGAAATCTAA TACTCACGACGAAGTGTACACCGTTATAGATACTTGTAAGAGAAGTTTAATCGCTTTAGAACCAGTTCCTGAAGACTCGCCATTTGCTGGACGCAATGCGATGCTGTTGACGCTCTTAGAAAATTATTCTGGACATCAGATCGAATATGTATTAACGTGTGAAAGCGACACAGAAAGACAAAGATGGCTGGAAGCAGTTTCATCCTCGAAACGCGGATTGCCAGAAGAAACTCTTTACGAAGTGTGGGATTGTCCTCAAGTAGTAGCTTTATATTATTACTCTCCAAATCAACCGGACGAATTATCATTGCATCcag GTGATATTATAAACGTGTTTAGGAAAATGTCAGATGGGTGGTATCAAGGAGGAAAATTGTTAAATGGTGAACAGGGCTGGTTTCCTGGCAATTATACGAAAGAAGTAGCTTCAGAACATGTTCGTGCAAAAAACCTTAAACAGAGACATCGTTTTCTTACGCTAAGCGGAAACGCATTACAACGAAAAGCAAAACAACAATCAACGACTCATTAA